A genomic stretch from Methanomassiliicoccales archaeon includes:
- a CDS encoding permease translates to MSETINSLAQAGEFFAIIMIELTILFIGITFLVGIIQEYVSEEKIRRALGSDRRKVFGCVIGAVFGSLTPFCSCSTIPIFIGLVDAGVPFAIAMSFLIASPLLNPVIIGLLLLLLGSSITVIYVVVAFVSAIIIGLVLDAMGFACYLKSVEVVGKEEKEEIPISATDDFWRRHAPRLKRAGTFAWSLFFHMFPYLLIGAGIGAFIYGFVPQDIIVQYAGPGNPFAIPVAAAIGIPMYIRAETIIPIGFVLVEKGMSVGTAIALIIGGAGASIPELTMLAAIFKRKLLAAFIVVILGIAIFTGYLSDFLVPILR, encoded by the coding sequence ATGAGTGAAACGATCAACAGCTTAGCGCAAGCTGGCGAGTTCTTCGCGATCATCATGATCGAACTGACGATCCTGTTCATTGGGATCACGTTTCTCGTTGGAATCATTCAGGAGTATGTGTCGGAGGAAAAGATAAGAAGGGCTCTTGGGAGCGATAGGAGAAAGGTTTTTGGATGTGTGATCGGGGCGGTGTTTGGATCTCTGACTCCATTTTGTTCGTGCTCGACCATTCCGATATTCATCGGTCTAGTGGACGCTGGCGTTCCGTTTGCGATCGCAATGTCTTTTCTCATCGCCTCTCCGCTGCTGAATCCTGTCATCATCGGATTGCTGCTTTTACTTCTGGGGTCGAGCATCACGGTCATTTATGTAGTAGTCGCATTTGTCTCGGCCATTATCATTGGTCTTGTTCTCGACGCAATGGGGTTCGCGTGCTATTTGAAGTCCGTCGAGGTCGTTGGCAAAGAGGAGAAAGAAGAAATTCCGATATCGGCGACTGATGATTTCTGGAGGAGACACGCGCCGCGATTGAAAAGGGCTGGTACTTTCGCGTGGTCTCTCTTCTTTCACATGTTCCCATATCTACTCATCGGCGCTGGGATCGGCGCGTTTATTTACGGCTTCGTACCGCAGGATATCATCGTTCAATACGCTGGACCTGGCAATCCATTTGCTATCCCTGTGGCGGCTGCGATCGGCATTCCAATGTACATTCGGGCAGAAACAATTATCCCTATCGGTTTCGTACTTGTCGAAAAGGGAATGAGTGTCGGTACTGCAATTGCCTTGATCATCGGAGGGGCGGGAGCAAGTATTCCCGAGCTTACGATGCTAGCCGCGATTTTCAAAAGGAAATTGCTTGCCGCTTTCATCGTTGTGATATTAGGCATCGCGATATTCACAGGTTATCTCTCAGATTTTCTCGTCCCGATCTTGAGGTAG
- a CDS encoding ATP-binding protein, with protein MYFDPRPKTRKEDLYDREEELEEFFNALVYAPLIVVTGVRRTGKTSFVNVALAECGHPYIMIDLRGLPFNPSHADIIRRLEVAFRQIDKKWLSDLVDSLKQIKGVSILGSEISFEWSKKGLDLAELFSKINQWAEGRKKKFVIAFDEIQVIRGDKWILRILAHVIDTYHNITVVITGSEVGLLFDFLGLDQPDSPLYGRHFVEIQMKTFTPQMSEEFLTVGFEQIKMKPSADLLAYAVQELDGVPGWLTLFGVRCRDKKTCSKEIVDMVASEAGKLSREEVMKMVAYSRRYGMILNFLSKMGEATWSQIKSTIEVAESRSIANSAVTTLIRNLIKIGVIIQRDGKYSIADPILMRGLREESLPE; from the coding sequence ATGTATTTTGATCCAAGACCTAAAACGAGAAAGGAAGACCTCTATGATCGCGAAGAGGAACTGGAAGAATTTTTCAATGCCCTGGTGTACGCACCTCTGATTGTAGTTACAGGCGTTCGCAGAACTGGAAAGACCTCATTTGTCAATGTAGCACTGGCTGAATGTGGGCACCCTTACATTATGATAGACCTCCGAGGATTGCCCTTCAATCCCTCCCATGCTGACATCATTCGAAGATTGGAAGTGGCATTCAGACAGATTGATAAGAAGTGGCTTTCGGACCTTGTTGACTCATTAAAGCAAATCAAAGGAGTCTCCATTCTTGGAAGCGAAATCAGCTTCGAGTGGAGCAAAAAGGGATTGGATCTCGCTGAACTTTTCTCCAAGATTAACCAGTGGGCCGAGGGCAGGAAAAAGAAATTCGTAATAGCGTTTGATGAAATCCAAGTTATACGTGGAGATAAGTGGATTCTCCGCATACTGGCTCATGTTATTGATACCTATCACAATATCACCGTTGTCATAACTGGCTCCGAGGTCGGCCTCTTATTCGACTTCCTGGGACTTGATCAGCCGGACTCTCCATTGTATGGGAGACACTTTGTCGAGATTCAAATGAAAACCTTCACTCCTCAAATGTCTGAGGAGTTTCTTACTGTGGGGTTCGAACAGATCAAAATGAAACCTTCCGCAGATCTGCTGGCATATGCTGTTCAAGAACTTGATGGCGTACCGGGCTGGCTAACATTATTTGGCGTGCGGTGCAGAGACAAGAAAACATGTTCAAAGGAAATTGTTGATATGGTCGCCTCCGAAGCTGGGAAGCTTTCGAGGGAGGAAGTCATGAAAATGGTTGCTTACTCGAGACGTTACGGCATGATTCTGAATTTCCTCTCTAAGATGGGAGAGGCAACTTGGTCGCAAATCAAGTCCACGATCGAGGTAGCGGAATCGCGCTCCATTGCAAACAGTGCCGTTACAACTCTCATCAGGAATCTGATCAAAATCGGTGTCATAATCCAGAGGGACGGAAAGTATTCAATTGCGGATCCAATCCTGATGCGAGGCTTGAGGGAGGAGTCGTTACCAGAGTAA
- a CDS encoding DUF367 family protein — protein MIPLYVYNGDQCDPKKCTAKKMSRLRLVKTIKLLREIPRGSIVLNPMAEKALSVEDRERAMKRGIVVMDISWEHIDLFPKIRKDVEQRALPYLLAANPVNWGKPTKLSSVEAVAAALFILGFPDEARKILSKFSWGDNFLALNREPLERYARAKTSAEVVEIQKEYCESE, from the coding sequence ATGATCCCATTATATGTTTACAACGGTGACCAATGCGATCCAAAAAAATGTACCGCTAAGAAGATGTCCAGGTTACGTCTGGTAAAGACCATTAAGCTGCTCCGCGAGATTCCGAGGGGCAGCATCGTTCTCAACCCAATGGCAGAGAAGGCTTTGTCCGTCGAAGACAGGGAGAGGGCGATGAAGAGGGGGATCGTCGTGATGGACATCTCATGGGAGCATATCGATTTGTTTCCGAAAATCAGAAAGGACGTCGAGCAGCGCGCGCTTCCCTATCTTCTCGCAGCCAATCCAGTCAACTGGGGGAAACCGACGAAATTGAGCAGCGTTGAGGCTGTCGCCGCGGCGCTTTTCATACTGGGATTTCCTGATGAGGCAAGAAAGATCCTCTCCAAGTTTTCCTGGGGTGATAATTTCCTCGCGCTCAATCGAGAGCCTCTTGAACGCTACGCTCGTGCGAAGACGAGCGCTGAAGTTGTTGAAATTCAGAAGGAATATTGTGAAAGCGAGTAA
- a CDS encoding ATP-binding protein, with the protein MPIEYTNEDLIARWEEFFETTEYRLKVKEVSDMYPELRSVLVSYSDIDQFDPDIADYLLQHPHKTLWTGEQAIRKMIPPGREGVDIHLRIVSLPRDSRIEIRKLRSKHLGKLISVEGLVRKATEVRPKITSALFQCMRCNQVIREPQEGLYFKEPLECYKEQGGCGRTASTTKFKLLTEESHYVDTQKIEIQESPEGLRGGAQPERLIGYLEDDIAGKISPGDRVILNGVLRSVQKGAQIKSTLFDINLDINSVEFQQHEYEEITISEEDEQEIIRQARSPDIFEKIVKSISPAIYGYEIEKEAIALQLFGGVPKQLEDGTRIRGDIHILLVGDPGVAKCVTYETEITLGDGTKRKIGEIVEEVLARKNSVEVDDGVYAETDFTVLTFSHRGIVEEGKAVRVWKRRSPDHLLRVTTAGGRTLIATSTHPLFVQNGPWVQPRSISKLEIGRYIAVAEGPGRAGPDETIGYARGLSWDRIVSIEKIRAEDEWVYDIEVEETHNFIANGIISHNSQLLRYMSELAPRGIYASGKGSSAAGLTAAAVKDEFGEGRWTLEAGALVLADKGIAAIDELDKMEEHDRSAMHEAMESQTVTVAKAGITARLQCRCAILGAANPKYGRFEEHNYIADQINLPPALLSRFDLIFAMTDKPDAELDAKIADHILKAHRWGQLRKYKDPSEIKEIKVDQIIADSQELTPVFSRDFFRKYIAYSKRFVPVLTDEAMKIIHDYYLQIRKQGEGEGASVPITARQLEAFIRLSEASARARLSPLVTAEDANRAVRIVEYYLRKIAGEAGRLDIDIITTGTSKSQREQIGVLRKLISDLSDPRKGVSVETLVQAADREGISEDKVRLLLKRLSTAGEIYSPSPGYYKLASEE; encoded by the coding sequence TTGCCTATCGAGTACACGAATGAGGATCTCATCGCCAGATGGGAAGAATTCTTCGAGACAACAGAGTACAGACTGAAAGTAAAAGAAGTCTCGGACATGTACCCTGAATTGAGAAGCGTTCTCGTTTCATATTCTGACATTGACCAGTTCGATCCCGACATCGCCGATTATTTACTTCAACATCCACATAAAACGCTCTGGACAGGCGAACAGGCAATCAGAAAGATGATCCCTCCTGGCAGGGAGGGCGTTGATATCCATTTGAGAATCGTTAGTCTTCCAAGAGACAGCAGAATCGAGATCAGGAAGCTCCGCAGCAAGCACCTCGGCAAACTCATCTCTGTCGAAGGTCTTGTGAGAAAGGCGACAGAAGTCCGACCAAAAATCACGAGCGCACTTTTTCAATGCATGCGCTGCAATCAGGTTATTAGAGAGCCACAGGAAGGCCTTTATTTCAAAGAACCACTCGAATGTTACAAGGAACAAGGCGGATGCGGTCGGACCGCGAGTACAACAAAATTCAAGCTGCTAACGGAGGAGTCACATTATGTTGATACACAGAAAATTGAGATTCAGGAGAGCCCGGAAGGTCTGAGGGGAGGCGCTCAGCCGGAAAGGCTCATCGGATATCTTGAAGATGACATTGCTGGCAAGATCTCTCCAGGCGACAGGGTTATTCTCAATGGCGTGTTGCGATCTGTGCAGAAAGGTGCTCAGATCAAGTCCACGCTCTTCGACATTAATCTCGATATCAACTCCGTAGAATTTCAACAACACGAATATGAGGAGATCACGATCAGCGAGGAGGATGAGCAGGAAATCATACGTCAGGCGAGAAGCCCCGATATTTTTGAAAAAATCGTCAAGTCGATTTCACCAGCGATCTATGGCTATGAGATTGAAAAGGAGGCGATCGCCCTTCAGCTTTTTGGGGGTGTACCGAAGCAACTCGAAGACGGGACGAGGATCAGGGGCGACATTCACATCCTCCTCGTCGGTGATCCTGGTGTTGCGAAATGTGTGACGTATGAGACTGAAATCACACTGGGCGATGGGACAAAGCGAAAGATCGGGGAGATTGTGGAGGAGGTATTGGCAAGAAAGAATTCTGTAGAAGTTGACGATGGTGTTTATGCCGAAACCGATTTCACGGTTCTCACCTTCTCGCATCGCGGAATCGTCGAAGAAGGAAAAGCAGTCAGGGTGTGGAAGCGGCGATCACCAGATCACCTTCTTCGCGTGACAACTGCTGGGGGTAGAACGTTAATTGCGACCTCGACACACCCGCTTTTCGTGCAGAACGGTCCCTGGGTACAGCCGCGCAGCATCTCGAAACTTGAAATCGGCAGGTATATCGCGGTTGCGGAGGGGCCAGGGAGGGCCGGACCGGACGAGACGATCGGCTACGCGAGGGGGCTCTCTTGGGATCGAATCGTTTCGATTGAAAAAATCCGGGCTGAGGACGAATGGGTCTATGATATTGAGGTCGAGGAGACGCACAATTTCATTGCGAATGGCATCATTTCGCACAACAGCCAATTGCTGCGCTACATGTCCGAACTCGCGCCCCGAGGCATCTACGCATCGGGAAAGGGGTCTTCAGCCGCTGGATTGACCGCTGCAGCAGTCAAAGATGAATTCGGCGAGGGTCGCTGGACTTTGGAGGCTGGGGCCCTCGTTCTCGCTGACAAGGGAATCGCGGCGATCGATGAGCTCGATAAGATGGAAGAACATGACAGGAGCGCAATGCACGAGGCTATGGAAAGCCAGACCGTCACAGTCGCAAAAGCGGGAATCACAGCGCGATTGCAGTGTAGATGCGCGATTCTCGGCGCTGCCAATCCAAAATACGGTCGATTTGAAGAGCATAATTATATTGCCGACCAGATCAACCTCCCGCCCGCGCTTCTGTCGAGATTTGATCTCATTTTCGCCATGACTGATAAGCCAGACGCAGAGCTCGATGCGAAGATCGCCGATCACATTCTTAAAGCGCATCGGTGGGGACAGCTGAGAAAATACAAGGATCCGAGCGAGATCAAGGAAATCAAGGTCGATCAAATCATCGCCGATAGCCAGGAGCTTACACCAGTCTTTTCGAGGGATTTCTTCAGGAAGTACATCGCGTACTCGAAGCGCTTTGTGCCTGTGTTGACGGATGAAGCGATGAAAATCATTCATGATTACTATCTTCAGATCAGAAAACAGGGGGAGGGTGAAGGCGCTTCTGTCCCAATCACCGCGAGACAGCTTGAGGCTTTCATCCGCCTTTCCGAGGCGAGTGCACGCGCGAGGCTGAGCCCTCTTGTCACAGCTGAGGATGCAAATCGCGCGGTCAGGATCGTTGAATACTATTTGAGAAAGATCGCCGGCGAAGCTGGAAGACTGGATATCGACATCATCACAACGGGGACGAGCAAGTCACAGCGCGAGCAGATCGGTGTGCTGAGGAAACTGATTTCTGATTTATCGGATCCAAGGAAAGGCGTCTCGGTTGAAACGCTGGTCCAGGCGGCGGATAGGGAAGGAATTTCAGAGGACAAAGTGAGGCTTCTTCTGAAACGTTTGAGCACGGCTGGCGAAATTTATTCGCCCTCACCAGGCTATTACAAGCTGGCGTCGGAGGAATGA
- a CDS encoding DUF424 family protein produces MITARVYRRGKDIVVAACDKDLLGRMFREGELHLEVVRDFYEGEDVDEETLVNRLSIATIANLVGELTVRIAIEHKFINEECVLRIAGVPHAQMVRI; encoded by the coding sequence TTGATCACAGCGCGTGTTTATCGGAGGGGAAAGGATATCGTCGTTGCGGCGTGCGATAAAGACCTCCTCGGGAGAATGTTCAGAGAAGGGGAATTGCACCTCGAGGTGGTCAGGGACTTCTATGAAGGCGAGGATGTGGATGAAGAGACGTTGGTCAACAGGCTTTCGATCGCGACGATCGCCAATCTCGTTGGAGAGCTGACGGTGAGGATCGCGATCGAGCATAAATTTATCAATGAGGAGTGCGTGCTGAGGATCGCCGGTGTTCCTCACGCACAGATGGTGAGAATTTAG
- a CDS encoding competence/damage-inducible protein A — protein sequence MKIEIIHIGDELLTGEINPYPTQMIHLIRERGASINMITILGDNKEEIVDSLRFAEQRGIDLVIVTGGLGPTLDDVTRYAIADFLGVDLEIHQEAVGWLSDAVERMYGKKPVLTDEALRMATIPKGTIALKNITGAACGIEARKGKMTIFCLPGFPKEMIPMFEAYILPRIEGENVYTMEIRAWRGETTMEPLFNQIVKKYRVKIASLPDEQWRERGNRVIVKGEKEEVEKAVEELKELIERSKDAFLEE from the coding sequence TTGAAAATCGAGATCATTCATATCGGCGATGAGCTTCTCACTGGCGAAATCAACCCTTATCCAACACAGATGATACATTTAATCAGAGAGAGAGGCGCCTCGATCAATATGATCACCATACTTGGGGATAATAAGGAAGAGATTGTTGATTCATTACGATTCGCCGAGCAGAGGGGCATCGATTTGGTCATTGTGACTGGTGGCCTCGGTCCGACACTCGACGATGTGACGCGGTACGCCATCGCTGATTTTCTCGGCGTTGACCTTGAGATTCATCAGGAAGCGGTCGGCTGGCTGAGCGATGCAGTCGAAAGAATGTACGGAAAAAAACCAGTTCTGACCGACGAGGCGCTTAGAATGGCCACAATTCCTAAAGGCACGATTGCCCTCAAGAATATCACTGGAGCGGCTTGCGGGATCGAGGCGAGGAAGGGAAAAATGACAATATTCTGCCTTCCTGGCTTTCCGAAAGAAATGATCCCGATGTTTGAGGCATACATTCTCCCGAGAATAGAGGGTGAAAATGTTTACACGATGGAGATCAGAGCGTGGAGGGGCGAAACGACAATGGAACCTCTTTTTAACCAGATCGTCAAGAAATACCGAGTGAAAATTGCTTCTTTGCCCGACGAGCAATGGCGGGAAAGAGGAAATAGAGTAATAGTCAAAGGGGAGAAAGAGGAAGTGGAGAAGGCTGTAGAGGAGCTGAAAGAGCTCATCGAAAGATCAAAGGATGCTTTCCTCGAGGAATGA
- a CDS encoding ABC transporter permease has protein sequence MTDSNKIPSDLNQMMTVTRYEFLKYLRSKRLLGIFVLEFLMIALIMIVPPALGRDYPEDPAEFSQLFIQWVWFLIIVGTTLLASDSLVSEFQNRTGYLIFPNPVKRGVLFAGKFLASIGIISAALGVFYGVSSVLVFAINGGLSDLTASSFGLAILFAIAAVSVAYLISAVMKGSTGALVLTFALFFPILLIADGILTFAKVKPDFSISFASGAINYIMETPYPKDFVQTIDLPGGGVFEIANYYPDVTTAILVAIAYIVISLLLAFVIFSRREMSA, from the coding sequence ATGACAGACAGTAACAAAATCCCATCAGATCTCAATCAAATGATGACCGTCACGCGATACGAATTCCTCAAATATCTGAGAAGCAAGCGCCTCCTTGGGATTTTTGTTCTTGAATTCCTCATGATCGCGCTCATCATGATCGTCCCTCCTGCATTAGGAAGAGATTATCCAGAAGATCCTGCAGAATTCTCACAGCTTTTCATTCAATGGGTTTGGTTTTTGATCATCGTCGGAACGACTTTACTGGCAAGCGATTCCCTTGTTTCGGAATTTCAGAACAGGACGGGGTACCTCATCTTTCCCAATCCTGTGAAACGAGGCGTCCTCTTTGCAGGAAAGTTTCTTGCATCGATCGGCATCATTTCTGCGGCGCTGGGAGTTTTCTACGGCGTTTCGTCTGTTCTCGTGTTCGCGATCAATGGCGGTCTTTCTGATCTGACAGCGTCATCATTTGGCCTCGCGATTCTCTTCGCGATTGCGGCCGTGTCCGTCGCATATCTCATCAGCGCAGTCATGAAGGGCTCAACTGGGGCACTCGTTCTCACCTTCGCCCTCTTCTTTCCGATCCTTCTGATCGCAGATGGCATTCTAACATTCGCGAAGGTCAAGCCGGATTTCTCGATCAGTTTTGCCTCCGGCGCGATCAATTACATCATGGAGACGCCGTATCCAAAAGATTTTGTTCAGACAATAGATCTACCAGGCGGCGGTGTCTTTGAAATCGCAAATTATTATCCCGATGTGACGACAGCGATACTCGTGGCCATTGCGTACATCGTCATTTCATTATTACTCGCATTCGTGATTTTCTCGAGAAGAGAGATGTCAGCGTAG
- a CDS encoding ABC transporter ATP-binding protein, whose translation MDAPIVIENLTKEFNGFKAVDALNLTIKKKSFLGFLGPNGAGKTTTIKILTNMLSATSGRAFLNGIDVTEDPKRALAGVGAVVETPEFYPYLTPIETLSYLGTLRGMSKGEIEKRSREVLEIVKLTEWANKRIGKFSKGMKQRLAIAQALLHEPSVLILDEPTSGLDPRGMVEVRNILKELKKGDYTIFMSSHLLNEVQEVCESVALIDRGKLLLHDTVSSLISKTRVKDIEVRVLQSLDGYMVDRIAHFDGVISVDPLGDRQLKIAFDGDEQMQAKLLTDIQALGLRVVSFRETGVALESLYMSLIKDSR comes from the coding sequence ATGGATGCGCCCATTGTAATTGAAAATTTGACAAAGGAATTCAATGGTTTCAAAGCAGTCGACGCGCTGAATCTGACGATCAAAAAGAAATCGTTTCTCGGTTTTCTCGGCCCGAACGGTGCTGGAAAGACGACAACGATCAAAATCCTGACGAATATGCTTTCCGCGACTTCAGGGCGCGCATTCCTCAACGGGATCGATGTGACGGAAGATCCAAAGAGAGCGCTTGCTGGTGTTGGCGCTGTCGTCGAGACGCCTGAGTTTTATCCTTATCTGACGCCGATCGAAACGTTGAGCTACCTTGGCACTCTGAGAGGGATGTCCAAAGGAGAAATTGAAAAAAGAAGCAGAGAGGTTTTGGAGATTGTCAAGCTCACGGAGTGGGCGAATAAGAGGATCGGAAAATTTTCAAAGGGGATGAAACAACGCCTCGCGATCGCACAGGCGCTTCTGCACGAGCCGAGTGTCCTCATCCTCGACGAGCCAACATCTGGTCTCGATCCGAGGGGAATGGTCGAGGTCAGGAATATTCTCAAGGAATTGAAAAAGGGTGATTACACGATCTTCATGAGTTCACACCTCCTCAACGAAGTCCAGGAGGTTTGCGAGAGCGTCGCCCTGATCGATCGGGGGAAACTTTTGCTGCATGACACCGTCTCCTCGTTGATCAGCAAGACAAGGGTGAAAGACATCGAGGTGCGCGTGCTACAGTCTTTGGATGGCTATATGGTCGATCGCATAGCTCATTTCGATGGTGTCATTTCAGTGGATCCTCTAGGGGATCGACAACTCAAAATCGCCTTTGACGGTGATGAGCAGATGCAGGCAAAGTTGCTGACTGACATTCAGGCACTTGGACTCAGGGTCGTGAGTTTTAGAGAGACGGGGGTCGCGCTGGAGTCGCTTTACATGTCGTTGATCAAGGATTCAAGGTGA